One segment of Bacillus alkalisoli DNA contains the following:
- a CDS encoding FxsA family protein, protein MFKLLLALIIIVPALEIWLLIFSGKTLGVLVTILLIIFTGVLGAWLAKYQGIEALRKAQQQMSYGQMPGDVIIDGLCILVGGVVLLTPGFLTDALGFMLLIPTTRNFIKPLIYNTLRKLVDRGQFIIINKR, encoded by the coding sequence ATGTTCAAATTGCTTTTAGCTTTGATCATAATTGTGCCTGCACTAGAAATATGGTTACTTATTTTCTCAGGCAAAACATTAGGTGTACTTGTAACAATTCTTTTAATTATTTTTACAGGGGTTTTAGGCGCTTGGTTGGCTAAGTACCAAGGAATAGAGGCGTTAAGAAAAGCACAACAACAAATGAGCTATGGACAAATGCCAGGAGACGTTATTATAGATGGACTTTGTATTTTAGTTGGTGGAGTTGTTTTACTAACACCAGGTTTTTTAACGGACGCACTAGGCTTTATGCTATTAATTCCTACTACTAGAAACTTTATTAAACCTCTAATATACAACACATTAAGAAAATTGGTAGATAGAGGCCAATTTATTATTATAAATAAGCGGTAA
- the ytvI gene encoding sporulation integral membrane protein YtvI — translation MNWNYIYIGFRTVAVLLIILVSLFSFYFIFKVTYPFVIGFALAFFINPIVNFFETKGRLPRTLSVFISLVLFFSIVAGLLTLLIVEIVSGTEYLAKVVPSHLENFIIYIEQFIVTQFLPFFNQITAMFHNLEQGQQQSILSNVENLGGTIGANLGQFIQQFLQTLPKLFTWIPNVATVIVFSLLATFFISKDWYRLQLRFKKYIPDKPQESIRKVIFSLKLAFFGFLRAQATLISITTIIVLIGLLILRVEYAITIAIIIGIVDLLPYLGTGLVFVPWIIYLAISGNVKLAIGLGILYIIVLVQRQLMEPKILSSNIGLDPLATLISLFVGFKLIGFLGLIVGPVVLVIINTLHKADVFKDVWNYVIGGKSA, via the coding sequence GTGAATTGGAATTATATTTATATCGGTTTTCGAACCGTTGCTGTTCTTTTAATTATTTTAGTAAGCCTATTTTCCTTTTACTTTATTTTTAAAGTAACTTATCCATTTGTGATTGGATTTGCTTTAGCTTTTTTCATAAACCCTATCGTTAATTTTTTTGAGACCAAGGGTCGTTTACCTCGTACTTTATCAGTTTTCATATCATTAGTTTTATTTTTTTCTATTGTAGCTGGGTTATTAACTTTATTAATAGTAGAGATTGTTTCTGGTACGGAGTATTTAGCAAAAGTAGTTCCAAGTCACTTAGAAAACTTTATCATTTATATTGAACAATTCATTGTGACACAGTTCTTGCCCTTTTTTAATCAAATAACTGCTATGTTTCATAATTTAGAACAAGGGCAACAACAATCTATCCTTTCTAATGTAGAAAATTTAGGTGGTACAATTGGTGCAAATCTTGGTCAATTTATCCAACAATTTCTGCAAACATTACCTAAATTATTTACGTGGATACCAAATGTAGCAACCGTAATTGTATTTTCCTTATTGGCAACATTTTTTATTAGTAAAGATTGGTATAGATTACAATTACGTTTTAAAAAGTATATTCCAGATAAACCTCAGGAAAGTATTCGAAAAGTTATTTTTAGTTTAAAGCTTGCCTTTTTCGGATTCTTACGTGCTCAAGCTACACTTATTAGCATTACTACGATCATTGTCTTAATAGGGTTACTAATATTACGCGTTGAATATGCTATTACAATTGCCATTATTATTGGGATAGTTGATTTACTTCCTTACTTAGGTACAGGATTAGTGTTTGTACCTTGGATTATTTATTTGGCTATAAGTGGAAATGTTAAGTTAGCTATTGGCTTAGGCATTCTATATATTATTGTATTGGTTCAAAGGCAATTAATGGAACCTAAGATTCTTTCGTCTAACATTGGGTTAGATCCTTTGGCTACATTAATTTCACTGTTTGTAGGATTTAAATTAATTGGCTTTTTAGGACTAATAGTAGGACCTGTTGTATTAGTAATTATTAATACTCTTCATAAGGCGGACGTTTTTAAAGATGTGTGGAATTATGTAATTGGTGGCAAGAGTGCCTAG
- a CDS encoding DUF441 domain-containing protein, whose product MLSHATLFLIVLLIIGIIAKNSSLIVAVAVLLVIKVIGLDSKLFPTIQAKGINWGVTIITIAVLVPIATGEIGFKQLQEAVKSSYAWVALGAGIAVALIAKSGLTLLANDPHITAALVFGTILAVALFQGVAVGPLIGAGIAYLVMRVIQYFT is encoded by the coding sequence TTGTTAAGTCATGCAACGCTTTTTTTAATTGTATTACTCATTATCGGAATTATTGCCAAAAACTCTTCCTTGATTGTTGCAGTAGCAGTTTTACTAGTGATTAAAGTAATTGGACTTGATAGTAAGTTATTCCCTACTATACAAGCAAAAGGGATTAATTGGGGTGTAACTATTATTACTATAGCTGTACTAGTCCCAATTGCTACAGGGGAAATTGGCTTTAAACAATTGCAAGAAGCAGTTAAGTCTTCTTATGCTTGGGTCGCTTTAGGAGCCGGTATTGCCGTTGCATTAATAGCCAAGAGTGGTCTTACTTTATTAGCTAATGATCCACATATCACGGCAGCATTGGTTTTTGGGACAATACTTGCGGTTGCATTATTTCAAGGGGTGGCGGTTGGTCCATTAATAGGTGCTGGAATCGCTTATCTCGTAATGAGAGTAATTCAATATTTCACATAA
- the citZ gene encoding citrate synthase, protein MTATKGLEGVVATTSSISSIIDDTLTYVGYNIDDLAEHASFEEVIYLLWHLKLPNKEELATLKKELAENAALPEEVINHFKTYPIDKVHPMAALRTAVSLLGLYDAEADVMDADANYRKAVRLQAKMPAIVTAFSRIRKGLEPVAPRTDLSFAANFLYMLTGQEPSEIAEEAFNKALVLHADHELNASTFTARVCVATLSDVYSGVTAAIGALKGPLHGGANEAVMKMLTDIGSVDKVDSYVREKLANKEKIMGFGHRVYRHGDPRAKHLRAMSEKLTKLTGEPQWYEMSTKIEEIVTSEKPLPPNVDFYSASMYHSLGIDHDLFTPIFAVSRVSGWLAHILEQYSNNRLIRPRADYTGPGMQEYVPVEKR, encoded by the coding sequence ATGACAGCAACAAAAGGTCTTGAAGGGGTAGTAGCTACAACTTCATCTATTAGTTCTATCATTGATGATACATTAACGTATGTTGGGTATAATATCGATGACTTAGCAGAACATGCTAGTTTTGAAGAGGTAATCTACTTACTTTGGCATTTAAAACTTCCAAATAAAGAAGAATTGGCTACATTAAAGAAAGAATTAGCTGAAAATGCAGCTTTACCTGAAGAAGTAATCAACCATTTTAAAACATATCCAATCGACAAAGTACATCCAATGGCAGCATTACGCACAGCGGTATCATTATTAGGTTTATATGATGCTGAAGCTGATGTAATGGATGCTGATGCAAATTATAGAAAAGCAGTTCGCCTACAAGCGAAAATGCCTGCTATCGTTACGGCATTCTCTAGAATTCGAAAAGGATTAGAGCCTGTTGCACCAAGAACAGATCTTAGCTTTGCTGCTAATTTCTTATACATGCTAACTGGCCAAGAGCCATCCGAAATTGCAGAAGAAGCATTTAACAAAGCATTAGTTCTTCACGCAGACCATGAGTTAAACGCATCTACTTTTACTGCACGTGTATGTGTAGCTACTTTATCAGATGTATATTCTGGTGTTACAGCAGCAATCGGTGCATTAAAAGGTCCATTACACGGTGGAGCAAACGAAGCTGTTATGAAGATGTTAACGGATATTGGTTCTGTTGATAAAGTAGATAGCTATGTTCGTGAGAAATTAGCAAACAAAGAAAAAATTATGGGCTTCGGTCACCGCGTATATCGTCACGGAGATCCACGTGCAAAACATTTACGCGCTATGAGTGAGAAGTTAACTAAGTTAACTGGCGAGCCACAATGGTACGAAATGTCTACAAAAATTGAGGAAATCGTTACTTCAGAGAAGCCGCTTCCTCCAAACGTAGATTTCTATTCAGCGTCCATGTACCACTCTTTAGGTATTGACCATGACTTATTCACTCCAATCTTTGCAGTGAGTCGAGTATCAGGTTGGTTAGCTCACATTCTTGAGCAATACAGCAACAACCGCCTAATCCGTCCACGTGCTGATTACACAGGACCTGGTATGCAAGAATACGTACCAGTTGAAAAGCGTTAG
- the icd gene encoding NADP-dependent isocitrate dehydrogenase, protein MTGEKITVTNGVLNVPNNPIIPFIEGDGTGPDIWAAASRVLEAAVEKAYNGEKQIVWKEVLAGEKAFNQTGEWLPAETLDVIREYIIGIKGPLTTPVGGGIRSLNVALRQELDLFTCLRPVRYFQGVPSPVKRPEDTDMVIFRENTEDIYAGIEYASGSEEVQKLISFLQNEMGVNKIRFPETSGIGIKPVSQEGTSRLVRAAINYALEHGRKSLTLVHKGNIMKFTEGAFKNWGYELAEKEFGDKVFTWAQYDRIAETEGKDAANKAQETAEAEGKLIVKDSIADIFLQQILTRPREFDVVATMNLNGDYISDALAAQVGGIGIAPGANINYETGHAIFEATHGTAPKYAGLDKVNPSSVILSGVLMLEHLGWTEAANLVVEAMEKAISSKVVTYDFARLMDGATEVKCSEFGDELIKNM, encoded by the coding sequence GTGACAGGAGAAAAAATTACAGTAACGAATGGTGTATTAAACGTACCAAACAACCCAATCATCCCTTTCATTGAAGGTGACGGAACTGGTCCAGATATTTGGGCAGCAGCATCTCGCGTATTAGAAGCAGCTGTTGAAAAAGCATACAATGGCGAAAAGCAAATTGTTTGGAAAGAAGTATTAGCTGGTGAAAAAGCTTTCAACCAAACTGGCGAATGGTTACCTGCAGAAACTTTAGATGTAATTCGTGAGTACATAATTGGTATTAAAGGACCTTTAACTACTCCAGTTGGAGGCGGGATTCGTTCTTTAAACGTTGCACTACGTCAAGAATTAGATCTATTTACATGTCTACGTCCTGTACGTTATTTCCAAGGAGTACCTTCTCCAGTTAAACGTCCTGAAGACACAGATATGGTTATTTTCCGTGAAAACACAGAAGATATTTACGCGGGTATCGAGTATGCTAGTGGGTCAGAAGAAGTACAAAAACTTATTAGCTTCTTACAAAACGAAATGGGCGTTAACAAAATCCGTTTCCCAGAAACTTCTGGTATCGGTATTAAGCCTGTATCACAAGAAGGTACATCTCGTTTAGTACGTGCTGCAATTAACTATGCACTTGAGCATGGACGTAAGTCTTTAACTTTAGTTCATAAAGGTAATATCATGAAGTTTACAGAAGGTGCGTTCAAAAACTGGGGTTACGAACTTGCTGAGAAAGAATTCGGTGATAAAGTATTCACTTGGGCTCAATACGACCGCATTGCTGAAACTGAAGGAAAAGACGCTGCTAACAAAGCTCAAGAAACTGCAGAGGCAGAAGGTAAATTAATCGTAAAAGATTCTATCGCAGACATCTTCTTACAACAAATCTTAACTCGTCCACGTGAGTTCGATGTAGTTGCTACAATGAACTTAAATGGAGACTACATTTCTGACGCTCTTGCTGCACAAGTTGGTGGTATCGGAATTGCTCCTGGAGCAAACATTAACTACGAAACAGGTCATGCTATCTTTGAAGCTACTCATGGTACAGCTCCTAAGTATGCTGGTCTTGATAAAGTTAACCCATCTTCCGTAATCCTTTCTGGCGTGTTAATGCTTGAGCACTTAGGTTGGACAGAAGCTGCTAACTTAGTAGTAGAAGCAATGGAAAAAGCTATTTCTTCTAAAGTTGTAACTTATGACTTTGCTCGTTTAATGGACGGTGCTACAGAAGTTAAATGCTCTGAGTTCGGTGACGAATTAATTAAAAATATGTAA
- the mdh gene encoding malate dehydrogenase, with translation MTMKRKKISVIGAGFTGATTAFLLAQKELGDVVLVDIPQLENPTKGKALDMLEASPVFGFDANIIGTSNYEDTAGSDIVVITAGIARKPGMSRDDLVNTNSNIMKSVTREIVKHSPDCFILVLTNPVDAMTYTVFKESGFPKNRVIGQSGVLDTARFRTFVSQELNLSVKDITGFVLGGHGDDMVPLVRYSYAGGIPLETLIPKDRLDAIVERTRKGGGEIVNLLGNGSAYYAPAASLVEMCEAILKDQRRVLPSIAYLEGEYGHDGIYLGVPTILGAGGIEKIIELELTEDEKTALQKSVDSVKSVMNVLA, from the coding sequence ATGACAATGAAGCGTAAAAAGATTTCCGTAATTGGTGCAGGTTTTACAGGTGCAACTACTGCATTTTTATTAGCACAAAAAGAACTTGGTGACGTAGTATTAGTTGATATTCCACAGTTAGAAAATCCAACAAAAGGAAAAGCTCTAGATATGCTAGAGGCTAGCCCTGTATTTGGATTTGATGCTAATATTATTGGTACATCTAATTATGAAGATACAGCAGGTTCAGATATTGTTGTTATTACTGCTGGTATTGCCCGCAAACCTGGCATGAGCCGTGACGACTTAGTTAATACAAACTCTAATATTATGAAGAGTGTTACGCGAGAAATCGTAAAGCATTCTCCTGATTGTTTTATCCTTGTATTAACAAACCCAGTGGATGCGATGACTTATACAGTATTCAAAGAGTCAGGATTCCCTAAAAACCGTGTTATTGGCCAGTCAGGGGTATTAGATACTGCACGTTTCCGTACATTTGTTTCTCAAGAATTAAATTTATCTGTTAAAGATATTACTGGTTTCGTTCTTGGTGGACATGGAGATGATATGGTTCCGTTAGTAAGATATTCTTATGCTGGGGGAATTCCTTTAGAAACATTGATTCCGAAAGACCGTCTAGACGCTATCGTAGAAAGAACGAGAAAAGGTGGCGGGGAAATTGTTAACCTTCTAGGTAATGGAAGTGCTTACTATGCTCCAGCAGCTTCTCTTGTAGAGATGTGTGAAGCGATCCTTAAAGATCAACGTCGTGTTCTTCCGTCTATAGCATACTTAGAAGGTGAGTACGGACACGATGGAATTTACCTAGGAGTTCCTACCATCTTAGGTGCTGGTGGAATTGAAAAGATTATTGAATTAGAACTTACTGAAGACGAAAAAACTGCTCTTCAAAAATCTGTTGATTCTGTTAAGAGTGTAATGAACGTTTTAGCTTAA
- a CDS encoding MaoC/PaaZ C-terminal domain-containing protein produces the protein MLLGKKRKLGRRLEEIQVGEKLALTEKIEDKDLLLYLGLTNDANPLYIQHDYASQTPFKKPIVPSIMLTGIVTSAVSKYLPGPGSHVVEQQLSFPKPVYHYGTINYLFEVTDVNTDKHTIDLHVSATNEKDETVIKGTLTVCPPHKLESMESVTLENF, from the coding sequence GTGTTACTAGGTAAAAAAAGAAAACTTGGTAGAAGATTGGAAGAAATTCAAGTTGGAGAAAAACTTGCATTAACAGAAAAGATTGAAGATAAAGATTTACTTCTATATCTAGGTTTAACAAACGACGCCAATCCATTATATATACAACACGACTATGCATCACAGACTCCATTCAAAAAACCTATTGTACCTAGTATAATGTTAACAGGAATTGTTACTTCAGCTGTTTCTAAATACTTACCTGGACCAGGTAGTCATGTTGTAGAACAACAATTGTCTTTCCCGAAACCTGTTTACCATTACGGGACAATTAACTATTTATTTGAAGTAACAGATGTAAATACGGACAAGCATACAATTGATCTCCATGTTTCAGCGACAAATGAAAAAGATGAAACAGTAATAAAAGGAACATTAACGGTATGCCCACCACACAAATTAGAATCAATGGAAAGCGTAACACTAGAGAACTTCTAA
- a CDS encoding response regulator transcription factor, with the protein MNKKVLIVDDEQSIVTLLQYNLEQAGYEVVVANDGADGLHKAIEEKPELIVLDLMLPKMDGIEVCKELRQRKVNVPILMLTAKDDEFDKVLGLELGADDYMTKPFSPREVVARVKAILRRSQTVAPTEQEGEQEHIEKIVIGDLKILPDHYEAFFQNEQLELTPKEFELLIYLSKNKGRVLTRDQLLSAVWNYDFAGDTRIVDVHISHLREKIEQDTKKPVYIKTIRGLGYKLEEPKKND; encoded by the coding sequence ATGAACAAAAAAGTATTAATTGTCGACGATGAACAGTCTATTGTTACGCTTCTTCAGTATAACTTAGAGCAAGCTGGCTACGAAGTAGTAGTTGCCAACGATGGAGCAGATGGCTTACATAAAGCAATCGAAGAAAAACCAGAACTTATAGTCTTAGATCTAATGTTACCTAAAATGGATGGCATTGAAGTTTGCAAAGAACTTAGACAACGAAAAGTAAATGTACCAATATTAATGTTAACAGCTAAAGATGACGAGTTTGACAAAGTGTTAGGATTAGAACTTGGGGCAGACGACTATATGACAAAGCCTTTTAGCCCACGTGAAGTAGTGGCACGTGTAAAAGCAATATTACGAAGGTCTCAAACAGTAGCACCTACTGAGCAAGAAGGGGAACAAGAGCATATAGAGAAAATAGTGATAGGTGACTTGAAAATTTTACCTGATCATTATGAAGCATTCTTTCAAAACGAACAACTAGAACTAACACCAAAAGAGTTTGAGTTACTTATATACTTATCCAAAAATAAAGGTCGTGTACTAACACGCGATCAGCTATTAAGTGCTGTTTGGAACTATGATTTTGCTGGTGATACACGAATTGTAGATGTACATATTAGCCATCTGCGGGAAAAAATCGAACAGGACACGAAAAAACCTGTATATATTAAAACGATAAGAGGCTTAGGATACAAGCTAGAGGAACCGAAAAAAAATGACTAA
- the pnpS gene encoding two-component system histidine kinase PnpS: MTKFRSRLLFALITLIVIVLLCLGLLLGQLFKSFYLNTFNQRLEKETNLIALFISKEESISPTLQLQLNDVSKTLTARITIADKDGMVLYDSRSANPNTHHLHQELISRIVAKYENEKSFYYEQDDEMFYYGSSFEQGNGVEGFVILSTPVDSLQKVNQQIWGLLIASLGTSFFVILLLGVRITTQYTLPIDSATKVAIELAKGNYKARTYEEHHDETGMLSQSINILARNLQDITKAQEMQQDRLKTIIDSMGSGLILIDGRGYINLVNQTYKETFHVDPVNYLYRLYYEAFEHKEITSLVEEIFMTEVKVRKQILLPLGIERKHFEVYGAPIIGTNNEWKGIVLVFHDITEIKKLEQMRKDFVANVSHELKTPITSIKGFSETLLDGAMNDKDTLEHFLSIILKESDRLQTLIQDLLDLSKMEKQGFPLNIQVLDIHELLEEVIVMLSGKAKNKEINLNLVKKDSPPLFIKADSARLKQIFINLVNNALAYTSINGTVSVKVTEDRENIVVEVSDTGIGISEEELPRIFERFYRVDKARSRNSGGTGLGLAIVKHLVEAHHGQVSVRSKVNEGTTFVVKLLKKNKDLQ, encoded by the coding sequence ATGACTAAGTTCCGCTCTCGCCTTTTATTTGCTCTCATCACATTAATCGTTATCGTATTATTGTGTTTAGGGCTTCTATTAGGGCAATTGTTCAAAAGTTTTTACTTAAATACGTTTAATCAAAGACTTGAAAAAGAAACCAATTTAATTGCATTATTTATATCAAAAGAAGAATCGATCAGCCCGACTTTACAATTACAGTTGAATGATGTTAGTAAAACTCTTACAGCAAGGATTACCATTGCTGACAAAGATGGAATGGTTCTTTATGATTCAAGAAGTGCCAACCCTAATACACACCATCTTCATCAAGAATTAATATCCAGAATAGTAGCTAAATATGAGAATGAAAAGAGTTTTTATTACGAACAAGACGATGAAATGTTTTATTACGGTTCTTCTTTTGAACAAGGTAATGGTGTAGAAGGATTTGTTATTTTAAGTACTCCAGTAGATTCATTACAAAAAGTAAACCAGCAAATATGGGGACTTTTGATTGCAAGTCTAGGTACATCATTTTTCGTTATTCTACTATTAGGTGTTCGAATAACAACTCAATATACGCTTCCGATTGATTCTGCAACGAAAGTGGCAATCGAACTAGCAAAAGGAAATTATAAAGCTAGAACATATGAAGAACATCATGATGAAACAGGAATGTTAAGTCAGTCCATAAATATTTTAGCTCGGAACCTTCAAGACATTACAAAAGCGCAAGAAATGCAACAAGATAGACTTAAAACAATAATAGATAGTATGGGTAGTGGTTTAATATTAATTGATGGACGAGGCTATATTAATTTAGTTAACCAAACGTATAAAGAAACGTTCCATGTAGATCCAGTAAATTATTTGTACCGCTTATACTATGAAGCTTTTGAACATAAAGAAATCACTTCGCTTGTAGAAGAGATTTTTATGACAGAAGTAAAAGTAAGAAAACAAATTCTTCTACCGCTAGGAATAGAAAGAAAGCACTTTGAAGTTTATGGAGCCCCTATTATTGGGACGAATAATGAGTGGAAAGGTATTGTATTAGTTTTTCACGATATTACGGAAATAAAAAAATTAGAGCAAATGAGAAAAGATTTTGTTGCAAATGTTTCTCATGAATTAAAAACACCGATTACTTCAATTAAAGGTTTTTCCGAAACTCTTTTAGATGGTGCAATGAACGATAAAGACACACTAGAACACTTTTTATCCATTATTTTAAAAGAGAGTGACCGTTTGCAAACTCTTATTCAAGACTTATTAGATTTATCCAAAATGGAGAAGCAAGGGTTTCCGTTAAATATCCAAGTACTAGATATACATGAACTTTTAGAAGAAGTAATCGTTATGTTATCAGGAAAGGCTAAAAATAAGGAAATAAATTTAAATCTAGTTAAAAAAGATAGTCCGCCGTTATTTATAAAAGCAGATAGTGCAAGGTTAAAGCAGATTTTCATTAATTTAGTAAATAACGCTCTAGCTTACACAAGCATTAATGGAACGGTTTCGGTAAAAGTAACTGAAGATAGAGAGAATATAGTAGTAGAAGTTTCAGATACAGGAATTGGCATAAGTGAAGAGGAATTACCGAGAATATTTGAACGTTTTTACCGAGTGGATAAAGCAAGAAGTCGTAATTCAGGTGGAACTGGTTTAGGATTAGCGATCGTAAAACACTTGGTTGAGGCACATCACGGTCAAGTATCGGTAAGAAGTAAAGTGAATGAAGGAACAACCTTTGTTGTAAAATTATTGAAAAAAAACAAAGATTTACAATAA
- the hflK gene encoding FtsH protease activity modulator HflK encodes MLVSLKQIYTGIFALILIVVLGVSAVTTWYTVDQSEQAVVLTFGKVDEDIKGAGLHFKMPWPIQRVEILSTETFSLQFGYEEKDGVIVEFPKDTKMITGDENIVLADMVVMWRITDPGKFLFQADRPEQILYNATSASLRSTIGSSQIDDALTSGKAEIEADVYELLKELMEKYDIGIGITAVKLQDVEIPNEDVRKAFTNVTDARETMNTKINEANRYRNQRMNEAEGEKAAIMSLAEGEKAARVERARGDVARFNALYTEYVNSPEITKSRIIIETLEEVLPYAQIYIMNDDGNTMKYFPIRQERVDNTPKPPANQEGSGN; translated from the coding sequence ATGTTGGTTAGTTTAAAACAGATTTATACCGGTATTTTTGCATTAATATTAATTGTTGTCTTAGGTGTTTCAGCTGTTACAACTTGGTACACTGTTGACCAATCAGAACAAGCGGTAGTGTTAACGTTCGGTAAAGTAGATGAAGATATTAAGGGGGCGGGGTTACATTTTAAAATGCCTTGGCCAATCCAACGTGTAGAAATTTTATCAACTGAAACGTTCAGTTTACAGTTTGGTTATGAGGAAAAAGACGGTGTGATAGTTGAATTTCCTAAAGATACAAAAATGATAACTGGTGATGAAAACATTGTATTAGCTGATATGGTTGTTATGTGGAGAATAACAGATCCAGGAAAGTTTTTATTCCAAGCAGATAGACCTGAGCAAATCTTGTACAATGCAACGTCAGCTAGTTTAAGAAGTACGATTGGTAGTTCACAAATAGATGATGCGTTAACAAGTGGTAAAGCTGAAATTGAAGCTGATGTTTATGAGCTGTTAAAAGAGTTAATGGAGAAATATGACATTGGCATAGGTATTACAGCAGTAAAACTTCAAGATGTAGAGATTCCTAATGAAGACGTAAGAAAAGCATTTACGAATGTTACAGATGCTCGTGAAACGATGAATACGAAAATAAATGAAGCGAATCGATACCGAAATCAACGTATGAATGAAGCCGAAGGTGAAAAAGCTGCAATCATGTCCCTAGCGGAAGGCGAAAAAGCGGCTCGTGTGGAAAGAGCTCGTGGTGATGTAGCTAGATTTAACGCTCTTTATACAGAGTATGTTAACTCTCCAGAGATTACAAAGAGTCGTATTATTATAGAAACGTTAGAGGAAGTATTACCATACGCACAAATCTATATTATGAATGATGATGGAAATACGATGAAGTACTTCCCAATTCGTCAGGAAAGAGTAGATAATACTCCGAAACCACCTGCAAATCAGGAAGGGAGTGGAAACTAA
- the hflC gene encoding protease modulator HflC, with the protein MSDQNIIDIEQRKPNFEWKKSIRGGITLVIIAIVLGLFASNVYIVKEGEIKVVRQFQEVIGIKQDPGIYVKIPFIQEVSTLPKYQMVYDVAEAEINTRDKKRMIIDNYVVWRIEDPTKMIQNARTFVNAETRMSEFVFSVLRTELGRLDYDEIINDEKSSRGSLNDIVTERVNELLENANYGIVVTDVRIKRTDLPEENEQSVYTRMISERQSTAQEYLSMGDASKTSIIANTDREVTEMLAKAKADADEIRAEGDGEAARIYNNAFSKDLEFYNLYRTLESYKTTVNGETVIVLPSDSPYARLLLGYMD; encoded by the coding sequence ATGAGTGATCAAAACATTATTGATATTGAACAAAGAAAACCGAACTTCGAATGGAAAAAGTCCATACGTGGTGGTATCACCTTAGTAATTATAGCAATAGTCCTTGGATTGTTCGCAAGTAACGTCTATATCGTAAAAGAGGGCGAAATTAAAGTTGTTAGACAGTTCCAGGAGGTAATAGGTATAAAACAAGATCCGGGAATTTATGTAAAAATACCATTTATTCAAGAGGTTTCCACTCTACCAAAATATCAAATGGTTTATGATGTAGCGGAAGCGGAAATTAACACTCGAGATAAAAAGAGAATGATAATTGATAACTATGTAGTGTGGAGAATCGAAGACCCTACAAAAATGATTCAAAATGCTAGAACATTTGTAAATGCAGAAACTCGTATGTCAGAGTTTGTATTCTCTGTTTTAAGAACAGAACTAGGGAGACTTGACTATGATGAGATTATTAATGATGAAAAATCTTCCCGTGGGAGTTTAAATGACATCGTAACGGAGAGAGTCAACGAACTTTTAGAAAATGCAAACTACGGTATTGTTGTTACAGACGTACGAATTAAAAGAACAGACTTACCGGAAGAAAATGAACAGTCTGTATATACTCGTATGATTTCAGAGCGACAGTCAACAGCGCAAGAATATTTATCTATGGGTGATGCTTCCAAAACAAGTATTATTGCTAATACAGATCGTGAAGTAACGGAAATGCTTGCAAAAGCAAAAGCAGACGCCGATGAAATTAGAGCAGAAGGAGATGGGGAAGCTGCTAGAATATATAATAATGCTTTCTCAAAAGACCTAGAGTTCTACAACTTATACCGTACGCTTGAATCCTATAAAACAACAGTAAATGGAGAAACTGTAATCGTGTTACCATCAGATTCACCATATGCTCGTTTGTTACTTGGATACATGGATTAA